The Cicer arietinum cultivar CDC Frontier isolate Library 1 chromosome 1, Cicar.CDCFrontier_v2.0, whole genome shotgun sequence genome contains the following window.
CAGTTTATCTGTGCATAATTCAATAGCAAAATACCAAATTAAAAGGTAGGGATAATATTGTGGGTCATTCAACTTCAAAGTATGTCCTTTTACTGGTATCCGTCTGAATAATGCATGaatctttctttttctatttttgaagaAGTCAATGAACGATTCACGTATGCAGATATTTCTATAGTATAGATGAACAAATATGAAGAAATTACATTCTGAACAATACATAGTCTTGTGTTATTGTGGTTCTTTCACGTTTGCGTACCAATGATGCAATTTTCATTGCAGAACTAAAGGCTAGACATACAAGTAAACTTTCCCAGTACAATCATACTGTTGCTACAATATTTGTGGAATATGCTTCTGCGGTGAGTTCTTTAGGAATTGTAAATGTTTAGCCTAAGCAGTACACAGAGGAATTTTAATCATTATGCATATGCAAATTGTTTGTATTCTAATATTATCATGGAGGGTTGATCAGGAATCTAGGATTGTAATGATCTGGCTTTATTTAAGTAGGTTTTAAGTATAACACTTCAAGTTATTTTCTGCTTTACTTCAAATTATTTGAAAGGGTCAGCGGCTAGATTATATCCATACATGAAGAAAGCATGATTCACAGTCATGATTAGGATCTTGTAAATCATTGTTGTgtttgtttagaaaacataatCTCTTTTATATTGACCTTTGCGAGAACATGATGACATATCATTTTACCGCGAAGAAAACATTTGTCCATAAGCACATGTTTAAAAGGAAAACACTTTTAAAACTTTCAGATTTTTGGTGGATAACTTTATTTATACTCTTAGctgatttttttgaaattgcTTTTAGATAGTTTACAGAACTGGATTGAAGATTTATATTGGAAGCAGCATGAAATTAATTATCCAGACATGGATGATGCAATGGTGTGGGGCATGAAAGGTTTTTGTAGCCAATTTGTCTGAAACTGGTTGTTATTTATTGTGAAGGGATGTATCTCATTGTATATGTTTATTGTATTTTGTAATGCTACTTCCTGATGGATTTCATTTGTATATTGGTTTTCCAGAGGATGTTACTCCCATTCCCTCGGACAGCACCCGTAGAAAGAGGGGTAGAAGGGAAGCTGGCTTTGTATCGCTTATTTTCCAAGCCAAACAGACTTGCTGCATTTTGTTATTTAGCAAGTTTGATTTTATCATCAAAGAATTTGAGTTAATTTGGACATCATTTAAGAAAGAATACTGAAAGTTTTGCACGTTGCTCAGTGGCATGCAAAGTAGATGATAACCTCCTTTGTACATTTCCTATATACTGTTAGTCTTGTAACTGATATGATcatgatatttatattttgatttgtgctttgttctattttaaatttaatacaaCCTAATCTTACATTGattctattttttaatgaaaaattattaatgaaactAATAGATCTATTGGACCTACATctttttacattatattgaaggcataatatatcatatgataaataatttatgatcaCAGTTAAGGCTAATTCAGTGATTTTTGACCACtatgttttgaaattatttttttaataatgaaacTAATAGATCTATTGGACCTACATctttttacattatattgaaggcataatatatcatatgataaataatttatgatcaCAGTTAAGGCTAATTCAGTGATTTTTGACCACtatgttttgaaattatttttttaataatgaaacTAATAGATCTATTGGACCTACATctttttacattatattgaaggcataatatatcatatgataaataatttatgatcaCAGTTAAGACTAATTCAGTGATTTTTTATcattatgttttgaaattatttttttaagcagTTGAGATTTTACCTTTTTTTGGTTCCACGGACGAGAGAATAAAAGATAAACAATCTATAGTAGTACAATTGTGAGATGTTGACCCATGCCATTATCTATTCATCGTAAACTAAAGAGACCAATCATTTCGATATTTTATTAATCCATCAGCCACAATACTATTCCAAAGATATCAGTGTTATCACAACTAAACTTAACATAATTTGTAGAAGGAGGAATTCATCTGTTTACACGAGCAACATTACAATTTGGTACACTATGTGCAACCGAATCTGAAATAAATATCCACAATTTGCCGGAGGAATTTTGGAAGCCATCAAGTTTTCATCTTCAAacgtattttaaaaatttgtcttGTTCATACTCCTTCAAATTTGAGACACAACAACATATTTTAAGGATGTCTCTGAACTGTCTGCCTCACATAAAAATTCCTAGACAACAATTTAGAAAAATTAGAAGGTATGTTTTCTAGAAACAACACATTCCACAACTGATGAGTAATAGGAAAGGAACAACACATGTGATCTAAGGTCTCATCAACATTTCCATAGACAAGAAAAGTTGCATTATCACCAATCCATGTTCCGCATCTGGTTCAATTTGTCAGAAAATCGTCCTAAGAAACTTTTTAGAGAAgtaattaaattctttttaggCCAGACCACTTCCAAATATTTAAGTAACTAACCCTCTCTCATGTATCTTTAGGTTTAATAGAGGCTAATAAGTTAAAGCACTAGTGAAGACACCATCCACTGTCTTGACCTATTAAACATTATTTGTCCCTTATGTAATCTCAGGCTAAATAATATGGTTCAAGCGAACATGAGAATCTTCCTTTAGGAGATGACTATCCAACTAAAATCTAAAGCTCCATGATCATTGATTAAATGAACATGTAGAGATTCTTCAAATGTTGTAGGCTCTTGAACTTGAACACGATCAAGCTTGTCCAATCTTCAATTCTCTAAGAAGTATTATTCCAGACCTTGTTCCACATCTTGCAGATACCTTGCCAAAGATTATACCCTTGGGGGCTAGTTTGAATATGACGATCATATCATTGCCACATTTATACTTAGACTGGATACTTTGACTAGAGATTCCCCTTATTTTGTACAAGGTCCTCGTATATttttgttggtagtgctctgtcagttttgaccaaaatcaatatatatgattaaaaatatttcagcaTTTGAACATTTTAAATCTGTTTGACTGATATTGTTAAAAACGGCCTTGATTAGTTTGcctttgtgtttaatgatccttgaagtttcatattt
Protein-coding sequences here:
- the LOC113787222 gene encoding uncharacterized protein isoform X1 — translated: MKFIYVLPEWEGTTSDSRILKDALSRVDPLKIPEELKARHTSKLSQYNHTVATIFVEYASARMLLPFPRTAPVERGVEGKLALYRLFSKPNRLAAFCYLASLILSSKNLS
- the LOC113787222 gene encoding uncharacterized protein isoform X2; its protein translation is MKFIYVLPEWEGTTSDSRILKDALSRVDPLKIPEELKARHTSKLSQYNHTVATIFVEYASAIVYRTGLKIYIGSSMKLIIQTWMMQWCGA